gatgacgtcacgtgaaaagcCTTTATTGAATCGTGAATAATTGGATAGCCAAGCGTGTGCTTGAAACCAGCTGTAAGCCAACCAATGAGTTCATATCAATCGAAACAGCGAGTGTATTGTTCGCTCGCAACTTTGTTTGTAATACTCTACCAATTGTTTAGATTAACATTTATTTGTACGTATGAAAAGATTCTCTTTGTGCAGGGGCAAccattcaaaaagaaaaaaaagatatcaCTTCCATTTGTTCAACGGTCTCGATGACAGTATTCAACTCTAGCTCACGGTTTCACTAATTTTCCTTCACCGCTTGTCGTGGAAAGTCGAAATGCATACTTTTTGTGCCCTGTTCTTCCTAGTAGCAGCTACTACCTTGCAGGTTGAAATTGCTGTCACCTTGGAGTGCAATGGGCTCGAGGATCTTTGTGAGTTACGAATTGATCAAGTCACATATCCAGGCAGCCACAATGCTGGATCTGGGTTTGACGGAATACTCAATTACTGGAGTGGAGTCCACTGTACCTCCTGTTTGTATCGCAGTCAGAGCAAATCTTTCTCGGAGCAGTTGGCATTTGGCATACGCTATTTCGACATTGACACTTGTTATGGGAAGAAGGAAGCACTGAATTGTCATTGTACCGGCTCAAGAAAAGATTGCTGTTATTCTGGTTCCATTGAGAAAGGGCTCACCGAGATCGACAGCTGGTTGAAATCCAATCCCAACGAAGTTGTGATCATTCATTTTAATAGAGATTCACAAACAGGCTATCGAAAAGAGATTGCAAAGAGTCTGGAGGCTACCCTCTTGAAACTCTGGCCATCGACCAGTACACGTGGCCTTGCAATGAATACTTATTTCAAGAAGACTCGGGGGCGATGGCCAACCCTTAAAGAAGCAATAAGACGTAACCAcagaatatttattttcatggaCAATGGTCTGATGCGATATCTTGGGAGTTCACATGATTGGTTGTCCAAAGCAACCACTACATAAAGTCCAGTTGGGACACTGTTAGAGTTACATCTAGTTGCTCTTCTATCACTACAAATGCAAAATCAAAATGTGACTCCAGAGCTAGTTTTATGAGTTTAGCAGCGTTTGGAAGTTATGGCCTGTGTACCTGGGACATGGCTAAAGTCTGCTCCAAGTGGATAGGAGAGGCGCAAGAGGGTTGTTACCAAAAACGAAAACCGTATAGAAAGACCGATAACTTCTTGCTTGTGGATTGGCTTGATTACTATTCTGGAGAAGAGTCTGTGGCAAACAAGGCCAAGTTCATGAACCAGAAGAATATCAAGGAATACTTGGGCAAAGATATATTCATCCCTGAACTGCAAGATTGTTCGTACCATCCTAATTGGTTGCATAATTATTGCTGGAAGAACTGTCCTAAGTATGGCTGGTGTTGGATCAATCAGTATTGTGGTGATAATCCAAACATTTGCAAGCAGAAATCTCATTCTTGTTACTCGAGCTGTGGGGCTTAAACTTTGCGCATTGAACTGTCTAAGCAAGGGCCAACGTAAGAAAGCAGAAGCATCAGATCTTAATAGAGTATCGTATAACCTATGTTAATGACAGGTTAAAAGATTATAGACAGAAAAAAAGATATGCTCATTAAACAGTGAAGAAACTTTATATAGTGGAGGTTTCCGGTTTGTTAACCAAATTTGTTTGCAAACATTACTTAGTGTGCTTTGAACTCTCTTTTATGTTGAGGGTTGCCCAATACAATCGAACTGAGTTGGATCGTCTAAGGTacgcaccgacccgactagccggaagaccgatggcgagagacttagaaaacaaacgcattactagggtaatgtctttgcagagggtaggaaaagtcggcggatcgagtcgatcggacacgGATGAACACGATCCGtatttgcgaacaccgacccgactagccagaagtccgatggcgagagacttagaaaacaaacgcattattagagtgatgtctttgcAGAGGATTAGGAGAAGTATCTTGTAGAGTCGTTCAAAGACTAATGGAAGCAGACAGAAACTGTCTTTTTCGTCGGTTGGTTTCAACGCGATTAATGGGAAGTGTGTCgttggaaaagaaaataggtgataaattagggaaatggtattgaaaacaatagcgcttgtttctattttcgttaaggtgcgttctttttctttcatcgcgttggctagcttgtttggtcattaaacATTGCATGACATAGTGTTCAACATTTATTGTGCAAGGGCTGCATCATCTTTtcatcaacaaatgttgaacgtgtcaccGGCCCTACGTATACAACCGTGATGTTCGGCGAGGATGTTTTTGTTGCACATGAAACACAGGGAAgcgtgtttcatcagatatccaaagaCTGAGAAgtaggttgaaaaaacgaggcgcagcctgTGTTTTACATAGCTTCTCAAAGAATATTcttagagaaaagaaaggaaaaagttcactgaattttatgataattactctAGTAGAATCGGACACTATTTTTCTGCTACGTAAATTCTATTTCAAAGAGCTTTTGAAATGGTGTTTAAATCACTATGTAAGAGAtcatacaaggctatacagtatattttaagagtgtgttataactatgatttAGCTACTTAAAAATGACataaaaacctattttttttactattttaatggaaccattaaatAGTCTATCAAATAACTAGTTAATAGCATTAATACGAAGGCATGTattagcaattgaaagaaataggttttaaataacgttttgatagattttcaacagtattttttttccttttactccCCAAACAACTgaatgaaacagtcttaagatagcaattaaatagctgtgaaatagatacaacatagattatacaTAGCAGAAACAACCAGGTGTTTACTTAGCTAggtaaaaaaaatagcatttaaatGGATCTGACATTCAAGCCCAGGTTTAAAATATCAATTCAATAGGTAAAACATAGGTTATATCATAGTTAGTAGATGAGACTGGTTAggaaagccggcgaacttcAAAGAGCGAAAGATCAGATGTTGAGCAACTTAGTCACGTGACTTTGAGCCTGCACAATCGAAAATAACATGGAGGACGGACTTCACGATTTGTTCGTATTTGTCGACGATTTCGAAGCAATTCTGACATTTTAGAAGAAGATGAAGGAATTTCAGAACACTTTGAGACAGCAGTGCGTGACGTAAGTGGAAAATGTACGCCATtcacattgtaaacaaaaatcTTCGTCAGTCAGAAGCTTCGCataaaacatgacaaaaatatGTAGTTGCTGTGTTGTGGATCAGGAATTTGTTTGATAAGCCTTAAACGCTTCTCCACCTTCACTTGTCTCTCCATCAAAGAATTTCGGAAACATTTTACTTATCCTTGGATATTTCTTTCCTACCTTTAGGTTCACTCTCAAGTGATTGTTTGCAGTGATTGGAAGAAAACTTACAAAACGAGAGGTGGTTTTCAAAGACAGCGAGCTTCAAAACATGGCCAGCAAGTGAAGGTGAAACAGTTGATCCTAACTGAGGAAATCCTTCGTGAAATTATACACAGTGCTATGCTCAGTATGAGAGAAATGAAATAGACATCTTCAAATTTCAAGGCCTGGAGGAAATTGAGTTCAGAGAATTGAAATGCATTTTTGATGGACTTGTAAAGAATAGAGACTCTGAAAAATTCTTTAGCAAGTACTATAGAGCAATTGCATTAGAATCTACAAGGTTCTTCAAAGTATTTTTCCAACATTCATCTGCACTGCTTGCAATCAAAGTTGCTGACAACATGCTAACCTTCTAGAAGAGACAGAAATCTGTCTCAACCAACAATGCAGActgtaatttgaatttatttgacAGGGAGAAAGCTGGTCTCCAGTACATAGTGGGACAGGCACAAGGCAAAGGCTTCGACATGAAAGCCAACAGGGACAGGCAATTTTGAGAGCTGCAATCGGCGACAAAGTTAGTTGAGATACTTTGTAAACAGAGGACACTAGTAAggacacttttattgttttcaaagaaaaatagtcgAAAAAGTACTTTTGCGGGAATCCACTCCCCCTCCCCCCTAATCAATGTTGTACGGCTGTTGTTAAGGGTCTTaggaaacaataaaaataacacaaCATTGTCCCGGGGGGTGAGGGGGCTGGGGGATGTTCGAAATAACCCGTAAAAGATAAGAATGTCTCAACAATTTTGACACCGATTGTGGAAAAAGTGATAAGAATGACAGCACCCAACAACTTGTGGAGAGTGTTAACCGTGGTGCATGGACTGTGGTCCATTTCAGAACCACCACGGATAATCTTTTTGAAAACAGAACAATATTTTCGACGATTAACCTCCACATCTGGTTTGACGAAAGTAGATATTGCCGGTATTGCACAGGAGTCCATCAGTGATTGTGATGTTTTAAGCAATCATAAGTTAATCTTGGCTGAGGCTGAATTAGAACCAGATAAACATGTTGAAAAAGATGTGCTTCATAACATAGTAAGTTTGTATGTGAGAGTCCGTGCCTTCTCTTTTGCTAAGGATATCATCCAGCGGtacaaaattaaatcaaagcAGACAAAGGCCAAGTCTCTCCAAAAGGAAATTAGTCGAAGTTGCCAAGACACAGAGGACCAAAGGAATGAATAGACTGAGGTAACTGAAGTACAGTAATACTATTGTTCGAAACTTTGAATTGCAATTATTTCAATTTGCCAATGTATTAAAGTACCTACATGTATTACTTTATGTTCCAGTTTGAGTTAACCAtcattataatccatcaaaaaATTTAGCTCACACGTAATTGGTCTAAGCATATCATATGACTGAATCTCTAAAGGTGTATTGCAAATGTGcattgcaaaaaatatttaatggataataaacacaatagtttCCATTTGGCTTTAAAAATATGCTTAGATATTTGTAATTAGATGTTATCAGTTCCTCATTTGTCCTTATTCATATCATTTGTCCTTAGATGTTAacagctcacagttttccttgaGCTGCACTCTCAGAAAAGTGTCCACAGTCAAATATCCAAGCAGATTATTTTCATGCCAACTAGAGACTACTCTTTATATATTTGCAGCAGTGTAtatttattaaagaaataaaaaacgcgccgagtgcattgttgagttatataagcacgcgggaatttttaagaacacgagagaagtgagaagaggcacgagccgaaggcgagtgcttctcgcacttctcgagtgttcttaaaaattcccaagtgcttatatagctcaacaatgcacgaggaacaagttttttatttcttttatgaaataaaacgaccacgaatgcacaagaattcgtcagacaacaaaaatgagcgcgaattttaattgatcaacattaattttctctttacatgtgcaagcttaaattcgattggttcaaaatttggatgacaaccaatgacaagaagcgaaaacaatcgacaagaatcgaaagCATGTGTAAAATCGAAACagaaagttgaaagaattttttaaagttcaaacaatttacttttttacgtcttgaggccgattcaaatttatctgcaccgagtgtattgtgcaggagttgaacattacgctaaacatttcgccgtgaaattttgtcagattcaaaatcactgttgacgtagattgcgtgcatatgttgatttagtaaaatccaactagtggtctatcatcaatgctgcgttctgattggctgagctactagtaggctatatgttatagcccactagtagcgaaaagcgcctccatatttgtaatgttttggcggtaaaacttgcaaaaagatgtttagtcttgatattcttttgaccaactagctggactttactaaaacaattattcctctcgccctcatggcctctgagtcaatagcccattcggccttcggcctcatgggctattgactcataataattgttaaatgtaaTGCACgagtgtgacgtaggctgcgtgcattatagagttataatgaactcggttttaccaatcacagtgtttgtttaaacgtggctatttcaTAAAACCATTTATTAaatgcttttgaattttcaTGAACATTGTTGTTGACATGTTCCAAATAAAGCATATAAAGAGTCCGGCAGGAACGGTAACTTTAATATCATTTTGAAGTAGAATGAAGCAAACAGTACTTCCTGTGCTtattgcagtgttcataaaaGCTATGAACATGTTCAatatttggcatgtttttcTTACATGCATCACAATTTAATGTTTAAGGATATTTTAAGGCCTGGATGTATATACATCCATTATGTATCATATAAAACCATGGGctataggaaacatgggttttggactaaagcaaggttatatttaaatcaaataaagttgaattactcacactgaaATAGTCTCATATTTTCTGGTCGTTTTCgctatttttgttgtagaatagccCTAAAAACACTTTGTTGGATTTATaaccacatcacaagcattcgTTAGCTCTTGGTAAACAAGCATTCTACTTAAATTCCACCTGGTGCTCGCGCTAGGCATGCGTGCATTAAAGCTTAAAAGCAACTGGGTGGGAAACGATATAACCGTTGCTAGGGGATTTTAGCTAGTTACTAATCACTGAGCTGAAAATACAAAAGACATTGGTTTTTAAAGTCATCAGCAGCTGGTaagagcaaaagtaaactccttccaccccctgctggttgcaaaatgtgacaaaaagatgCCTCTCCCTACAGCAAAAgggtcaacaataattttgaaatgtgAAACATACTTTCATTGTGAGTAGTTCAACATTAATTGATATAAATACAACCttatttaggtggaaacccatgtttcctatagCCCATAATCAAACGCAATTTTTTTCTATGTTAAAAATCAACATCTAAGTGAGTATAAAAATTAGACATTTTATATTGCCAACACCTTTGGAGGTATTGAGAATCtattaatcacatattaatcTATATATGGTAAACcaaatttaagtggtcatcacttttgtcacGCAATTGACATGATCGCAGATTTGCCCAATGAAATGATTCAAACTCTACTTCTGCTTTTAAAATATCAACAGTTAGTGTTAAGAACCACATTACCTTCAATGGAACTATcatctttttttcatcagtaattaaaacaaacatattcttatttaataaTACATGCTAGCTAGCAtaagacctcactttaaaataagtttCTAAAGTTAGGCACACTCACCTCCCCATCTTTGCATaaaagcatcatgaaatttTCCTGTAATAGCTTGTGCCAATTCATTACGATTGCATGGAATATGAGGAAGActaagattatactttttcataacagcaaGACAAGcaaacagcagaaatgcttccTCCATTCTTCTTCCATCCACGGCCCTCTGTGTTGTTAAAAGCTCAAGAAGATCTTTGAAAGTATCTCTAAATATGAAATTGATGGGTACTGTTAttggtacggctatcaccaaagggaaaacaccggttcccgtctgttcaccgaatttaagccctgttggacgggattgatatctggatgggtgaccatctagataaaataccctgtgctgtactccttgggaagtcaggctggcgtagtgaacatcaatcGCGCCTTCCaactctactacaaatgttgtatgtggattgagtttcagtcgatctcaacctgacttcgagggtttcctccgggcactccggtttcctccctcctcaaaattgactcttaaaattccaattcgatctgatgcaggacctccctgaaaaccactttcaagtgagtggagcttcctgggtaaatatcattaattgaaattaattaaaaattaattaaattaaaaaataaaattattaaccgTGTATCCAGTGCTAAAAGTAGTCCAGACTAGAGAAAtcaattataactaatttccaaattcccacactTCATATTATAAACAATGTTACGTcatgtcaaatacttccagagaTCATAAACTTAATATTCCCCCCTGCTCCCCATCGTACGCTCAATACcatataatttatgcaaaagaaaaatctcGATATGAACACAGGTATTGTACGTAATGCACTGCGATAGTAAATACGCTCTCATTAAACCAAAACCAgtggtttactattaatgataataatgccgAGTGGAACCTTATTATTTAAGCgtggcccagataaagtaatcgtACTGGCTTGAtttgattcaaagatgcaataggcacgcaatacgtggaacataaacaagccacgtaaacaagcgGCACTGAAgaatgtctgccacgcgaactacactcgagtgATGTGCGCTTGTTGTCCCCAGTGCACGTTTGATGGGtgtttttttcctcaaaattataatagaacgataGTTTCTTTCAgcactactctttgaaagcccttagagtaTTTATTGTTTCAACAGTAAGTCACTGGCGAGTgcccttttcgctcgcttacttttgtgtccatcgcaagtcacttcgtggcttaaagaacgacgtacGCACACGTGTTGTGTGCTTGTTGCGAGCAGTGCGCTTAGCTTTATGGTTTCTTtcgtcaaaattataatagaacgatcgtttgttccgcaagtaccctttgaaaagttttctacagtaggtcGTGGAGAGCGCCCCGTTAGGAACGAGGTATACgaagttgtagtgcgcttttattgcgctgaagtgctattcgcTTCATGGC
Above is a genomic segment from Acropora muricata isolate sample 2 chromosome 1, ASM3666990v1, whole genome shotgun sequence containing:
- the LOC136924801 gene encoding uncharacterized protein, with amino-acid sequence MHTFCALFFLVAATTLQVEIAVTLECNGLEDLCELRIDQVTYPGSHNAGSGFDGILNYWSGVHCTSCLYRSQSKSFSEQLAFGIRYFDIDTCYGKKEALNCHCTGSRKDCCYSGSIEKGLTEIDSWLKSNPNEVVIIHFNRDSQTGYRKEIAKSLEATLLKLWPSTSTRGLAMNTYFKKTRGRWPTLKEAIRRNHRIFIFMDNGLMRYLGSSHDWLSKATTT